Within the Pan troglodytes isolate AG18354 chromosome 2, NHGRI_mPanTro3-v2.0_pri, whole genome shotgun sequence genome, the region taaattagaatgGATAACATTGAGCATTTAATTTGTGTCAGATGCCAGACCAAGAGCTTTACATCCTGTCTTTCATCTTCACAACAGCTCTATGATGATGATTTTTATTATGAAGTTATTTGTGGTTATGACGAGtctatcattatctccatttcacagatgaggaaactgagacccagaaaagGTAAGTAACTTTTCAGAGGCTCTTCAGCTGGGGAATAgtggagtcaggattcaaacccggGATTGTCTATCACCTTGACTCCTGCCTTTTTTTAGCAGGAATAGTGCTAAGTACAGTGGAGGCATATGCTGCTCCCCAAAGCTGAGAGAGTGACATATCAGAATAAATGGGCAGAACAgcaccccagccaggctgccagtGTCCAAAGGAGGCTGTGCACTTATTCCCAGGATGTGGTCTGCAGATAGCCCCTTTTCTTATCACCTGAGGCCAAAAAGTCAGTCTCATGATCTTCCAGCACTCCCAACAGACCAGTGAGAACTTCCCAGCCACCTGCCGCAGACTTGGCTCTGAGTTACAGCTATTTGCTTCCAATTACCACCCCCCATTCCCAAAAGCTTGAAGGTGCCCCACAACCCTGGACACATAAGGAAATGCATCATGGACTCTCTGAGGGCAGGTCCCAGAGGAAAGCTGGCCTGGAGTGTCAGTGGGTCTCTGATCCACATAGAGCCACACTTCCCAAGAGTTCCTGGCTCCCCAGCCTCTGTGGCACGCTCAGCTTGTTCCTCAGCTGGCAGTGGGAATAATTCTACTTCACAGAGCAGTGGCAAGTCCACCTATTTTGACTTGGCTGCATTTCAGATCTTGAGACCATGAGCATATCAAACATTTAGGCAAATATATTGATTAAAACCCAAACGTTTAGACACACATTTCAGATGTGAATGTGACCTCCCGAGAATCCAACCCTCACATCCTTTGGGTTTTCCCAAAATAATCATCTCCCAGCCTCTTCCACTCATTTCATGCTCAAACCAGAGACATGTAATGCAGCAGTTCCACTGGTTGTGGGGTAGACTGAGTCACATGGGCTCCGGACCCCTTGGGGTTCTCACCCAGATTTGGAGGTGGCATTGCCACCTGGCATGCCTTTCCCAGAGGCTGTCCGAATGCTTCCCATGAAGGGAAGGTCCTAAACAACGGTCATGCATTGAAATATGGGGTTGAGGGAGATGAAGTCATAGCAGGCTCCAGGTTGAGGGCCGTTCCGTATAGCTGCGTTTCTCAGTGAGCCCTTAGGGGCTTAACATGGAGTGTGTGGAGCGGGTCTGGCCTCTGACTGGCTTTGAGGTAGGCTTTCAGAAAGTTCATGAAATTTTCCCAATGGTTTccacagggaaatgcaaataaagtacTTTTTGTAACAAAAATATGACTCCAAGATAAGCAGCAAAAAATTTAATGAGGTATTAAAAAGCAACGCTGTTGCTCTATGAGAACACAAAACAGTTTAGTATTGATAATCAAGTTATATAATGACCTGTATTTTCAGAACAGGACTGTATTAGGTTGAAGACTTAGTTACGAAAAATTATCAATCCCCCACACACTCAAGCACATAGTCACAAATTCCTTGTAACTATGATTTAATAAAGACCAAGTCTGCCTTGATGACTTACCCTGAGGGGCTTCTGTATCTTTGTCTGAAAATTTCAAACTGGGGAAGAGCAATGCCAGTTCTCTGTCAGCATCTTCTCTGTCCCGGCTTCCATGGACGGCATTGAAGGGCATTTCTGTGCCGTACTGAGCTCGGAGACTGGGAACATTGgcaaaatgtaaaagaaacaattgtttcatttgaaaagaaatgttttgctTTCTGGCAACATGATCACCAActaccaatcagcaccctgcaTTCCTGTGAAATTGATTTATCTGCAGGAAATACCAAGAACAGCAGCAATGATAATAGTAGCTGGCATTTATTTGGTCATGGCAGTGTGCTGGGCACATAGTTGGGTACTTTACCTACACGATCCCATTACATTTTCGCCACAGCTCTATGAGGGAGTCTACTGTtacccccattttaaagatgcatGATTAATGGTGTAAGCACAGGAGCTGCCATTTTTTCGATATTACTACCAAAGGCTAACACCATACCAAGTGCTTGATAAAGTTGTGCATAGTTATCCTTGCAATAACCTCCTAAGATAATATTGCTATGATTTCCTGTGTGTCAAGCACTACTCTTGGTgagatatatacatgtatgtatacacaatccTGATGGATGCtcatatccccattttatagtttAGAGAACTCAGGCTGAGAAGAGACTTGCAGTGACCTAAGATCTGAATCCTGAGCTGGCTTTCACTAGCCCAGCCTGCCTCATATATAAATGTTCCTGGTCCCCTACACCTACAAAGTACAACTGCAGTTCCTTGGGTTCTCTAATTTCTTTCCTGTTGTCTGGGCCTGTCAGCTTCAAAGGCCAAGGTAAAGTGAATTTGGATTGCTGGCGCCAAGCTAAATACTCCCAAGTCCAAGGAGCAGGCCAAGCAAGCCCAGTGCAATGTGCAGAACAAGGTACTCAGATTCCCGAGGGCCTCAAGACACCCTGATGGGGAGTAGGTTTGGATGGCGTTGAGACTACagtgcagattctcaggccctgGCCCAGAGTCTCTGATTGACAGGCTTGAATGGGGCCCTAGAATCTGTATGTTCCTGGGAGTATCCTATGGAATCCTCTGGCCGAAAAGAGAAAACAGCGACTGAGGAATGAATCCAGAAGCAGCCTTCAGAAGAGGATAgagcaggaagaggaggcagCTCACAGGAGGCACTCAGCAAAGGCTGGGGACTGGAACAGAGAGGGAAGATGTCAGGGTCTCCCCAAATATATAAGAGAGAGGCTCCTGGCCATCAGAGAGTCCTCTGTGTTACCCATGATTCTAGGCTGAACACTGAGTgggactcagcctcctgggatgcAGGTTTTAAGATGGATGAAAGGACCACAGCTGGTGACATCACCTTTCAGGCTGCTCCCTCCTGGCCACATTGGGGTCACGGGGGCCCATGACGGTTCGCCAGGTAGTGACCACGTCCTCGAAGCCCTCAGTCCTGGTGAGGATCAGGAGGTGGCTCGGTCCACTGCACATGTGATGTACCAGCTTCTCAAATGCCTCCTAGGCACAGGGAGGGAAAACAGTGACCAGGGCAGGAGCTGCTAGGGCCTGCAGAGGATCAGCGAGCCCATCTCACCCACGGAATGGGAGGGAGTTAGTGAGCAGCCTTGCTACCGTGGCCActcagccactgcaccctgtcTCTGCCTGCTGTGGAGGGTGTCAGGGATGGGTGGTAGTGATGACCAACCACACTCAGAACTCAGAATGATGAGACTTTTAAGTTGACTTATTTGGGAATAAACGTGAGATTATATAAGTTAGGCGGAGACATTTAAAAGACCATATCTATGGAAATTGTATGATGCTGGATAACCATGAAATATAGttggtactttttttcttttccatgtaaTGCCTCAcaacccttcctccctcctcaagTAACAGTACTCTGGTTTTCCTTTGGGGAACAGCCCTTACCCATTTCATTTGGTCCAAGTTTGACTGACAACCATGGGATGCCTatttcccaacacacacacacacccctgaccTGAGAGGAAGGGTTCTGACCCAAGCTAAGCCAAGAAGACTCCCAAGCAGGTGGGTTATCAGCAGAAGCAAATGGAAGGTAGTTAGATCTGAGTTATCCAACGGCAGTATCTAAAGTGATATGTTCGAGGCTTTGCTTCAAAATCCCTAGCTTCCTTTTGTCTCCAAGCCCTTCTCATTAAACTCTCCCTTCAGTTCTGTGAGTTATGGACTCTCCTTCTAATAAATTCCTTAATTCATTTCTTAGAGTGAAAACCTTTTCTTTGCAACCAAAAAACTTTACCTGATACAGCCTATTGTCATTCTGAGAATAAATTCATGACCCACTTGCTGTTCCTATTTTGGTTCTTCATAATTTCTTCTGTCACAAACTGATATCAATCTATAAGCATAATGTTGGAGGAAGAGAAACGACAGTGTGTTGAACTTGTGGAAGTAGATGAGCTGACCTCTCCAGCTTTGTGTTGGTAGAAAAGTCGCACTTCTGCCTCTGTCATGGTTCTCTCTTCATTTGTTAGAATTTCAAACCCAGCTTCCTGAATctgtagaatatatataaatattctaaaaggGTAAATCAAGCCCAAATTCACattgattaattaatttagttgaaaggtaaaaaataaagacaggcaaCATTAAAGGCTGTGGAGACACTGATCCCCACATTATCTGTCCCAATCagatttaacattttcatttacttGAATGGAGTTTGAGCTACAACCCCTTAGAAGTCATCTTTCTGCACTAAGATATCACTGCCCGGTGCCCCATCCCTGTTTATCCACAAAAGAGGACACAAGGACAGTGGTGCATGGTAAGTGTTGTCTCTCTTACCTTCATGATAATCTCATCAGTCTTTCCATGGGCCACTGCATCTGGTTTAATGATGGCCAAGGTACAGGTCCTCTCTGATGAAACTAAGCCAAAAAATGGTGCTGTCAGATGCTGATGTTTGAGGCTCCTGAGAGGCCATCCACAAAAAACAATGCAACCTCTACACAAGGCTCCATTGCACCAAGTGCTAGGCACAGGCTTGGGCTCTCAGAGTTCCCTTCCCTGGCCTCTTAGTTTTGCCCCTGCAAACCTGGACTCTGGTGGATGCACCAGTCTGACTCCAGACCTGAGGCCAGACCTCAACCTCCATCTTGCTGCAAGGAACAGAGACTCAGAGACTGGCTCAATGAACCTGGGCAGGTGGCAGAGGAGGAACATGGGGGAAGGGATTGCTCAAAGACTGCTTGGGACCAGAAATCCAGAAACAACTGAATTGAGTTGGCCTGGGGAGTGGGAAGAAGAGGAGGTATAGGAGAAAGTGAGTGGGGGGCCTGGAGCATGGGCAATACAGGCCTGGCTGCCCTCACCCTCTCATGATTCCCAGCCTCTACCTGCTGTCTGCCACGTGCTCTCCTTTCACTCTACTGGCTCCTGTGCCTCTGATACTTTTTCCCTTTCCTGCCACATGGCTAAAAATGGCTCCTCCAGGCCCTGAGTCTGCATGATGTTCCATGACTTCTCAGCTCCAGCACATACTACCAGATTGCAGTTTCAGTAGTCTGTCTCCGTTCAAGTTCTCCTGAGAGAAGCCAGATTGCCCCACTCATTGGTATTAGCCAAGATACCAGCCCTAGCTCACTGGCCAGTCTGCTGATTGACTGCCCTTGAATAAGCATCCACCAGTCCAATTAGCTATGACAATGAGGGAGGTGCCACAGGATCACAGTCCACTGCTTAGGCCCACAGGAGCTGTAGGGAGGTCTGTGTCTAGTCCCTGAGCCCACCTCCATTGTCCTCCTGCTTATATTATATAAACTTGTCTTGGGTGAGTTATCTACACTCTCCACAGAATCATCATTCTCCCACCACCTATTTTGTTTCTCAGCTTTTACATTGGTTGTGTTGAAATGAAACAAGACAATATCTACATTTAACGAGGGCTTCTACTCtgaaaaatctcaaaaacatgtaCTGCAAATGTATAAATCATTTCAAGCAACAAATCTGTTATTTCTTTCTGAGATTACTATTTCTAACATGTTATGAATATTTAGATTATAAGAGAGTTTTGAAAAAATTTTgatattcagagaaggactgtgtggtagatagagctccctctcccctctcccctctcccctctcccctcccccctcccccctctcccctctcccctctcccctctcccctctttccacggtctccctctgatgccgagccgaagctggacggtactgctgccatctcagctcactgcaacctccctgcccgattctcctgcctcagcctgccgagtgcctgcgattgcaggcgtgcgccgccacgcctgactggttttcgtatttttttggtggagacggggtttcgatgtgtcggctgggctggtctccagctcctaaccgcgagtgatccgccagcctcggcctcccgaggtgccgggattgcagacggagtctcgttaactcagtgctcaatggcgcccaggctggagtgcagtggcatgatctcggctcgctacaaccacctcccagccgcctgccttggcctccctaagtgccaagattgcagcctctgcctggcagccaccccgtctgggaagtgaggagcgtctccgcctgactgcccatcgtctgggatgtgaggagcccctctgcctggctgcccagtctggaaagtgaggagcgtctctgcccggccaccatcccatctaggaagtgaggagtgcctcttcccggccgccatcacatctgggaagtgaggagcgtctctgcccggccgcccatcgtctgagatgtggggagcacctctgccctgccgccccgtccgggatgtgaggagtgtgtctgcccggccgccctgtctgagaagtgaggagaccctctgcctggcaaccgccccgtctgagaagtgaggagcccctccgcccggcagccaccccatctgagaagtgaggagaccctctgcctggcaaccgccccgtctgagaagtgaggagcccctccgcccggcagccaccccatctgagaagtgaggagcgtcct harbors:
- the NME9 gene encoding thioredoxin domain-containing protein 6 isoform X7 translates to MTTAARSLQTRAMGSRKKEIALQVNISTQELWEEMLSSKGLTVVDVYQGWCGPCKPVVSLFQKMRIEVGLDLLHFALAEADRLDVLEKYRGKCEPTFLFYAGGELVAVVRGANAPLLQKTILDQLEAEKKVLAEGRERKVIKDEALSDEDECVSHGKNNGEDEDMVSSERTCTLAIIKPDAVAHGKTDEIIMKIQEAGFEILTNEERTMTEAEVRLFYQHKAGEEAFEKLVHHMCSGPSHLLILTRTEGFEDVVTTWRTVMGPRDPNVARREQPESLRAQYGTEMPFNAVHGSRDREDADRELALLFPSLKFSDKDTEAPQGKSSRQTWSLLNHSYKEFVTMCLSVWGIDNFS
- the NME9 gene encoding thioredoxin domain-containing protein 6 isoform X4 translates to MTTAARSLQTRAMGSRKKEIALQVNISTQELWEEMLSSKGLTVVDVYQGWCGPCKPVVSLFQKMRIEVGLDLLHFALAEADRLDVLEKYRGKCEPTFLFYAIKDEALSDEDECVSHGKNNGEDEDMVSSERTCTLAIIKPDAVAHGKTDEIIMKIQEAGFEILTNEERTMTEAEVRLFYQHKAGEEAFEKLVHHMCSGPSHLLILTRTEGFEDVVTTWRTVMGPRDPNVARREQPESLRAQYGTEMPFNAVHGSRDREDADRELALLFPSLKFSDKDTEAPQGKSSRQTWSLLNHSYKEFVTMCLSVWGIDNFS
- the NME9 gene encoding thioredoxin domain-containing protein 6 isoform X2 — its product is MGSRKKEIALQVNISTQELWEEMLSSKGLTVVDVYQGWCGPCKPVVSLFQKMRIEVGLDLLHFALAEADRLDVLEKYRGKCEPTFLFYAGGELVAVVRGANAPLLQKTILDQLEAEKKVLAEGRERKVIKDEALSDEDECVSHGKNNGEDEDMVSSERTCTLAIIKPDAVAHGKTDEIIMKIQEAGFEILTNEERTMTEAEVRLFYQHKAGEEAFEKLVHHMCSGPSHLLILTRTEGFEDVVTTWRTVMGPRDPNVARREQPESLRAQYGTEMPFNAVHGSRDREDADRELALLFPSLKFSDKDTEAPQGKSSRQTWSLLNHSYKEFVTMCLSVWGIDNFS
- the NME9 gene encoding thioredoxin domain-containing protein 6 isoform X6; translated protein: MGSRKKEIALQVNISTQELWEEMLSSKGLTVVDVYQGWCGPCKPVVSLFQKMRIEVGLDLLHFALAEADRLDVLEKYRGKCEPTFLFYAIKDEALSDEDECVSHGKNNGEDEDMVSSERTCTLAIIKPDAVAHGKTDEIIMKIQEAGFEILTNEERTMTEAEVRLFYQHKAGEEAFEKLVHHMCSGPSHLLILTRTEGFEDVVTTWRTVMGPRDPNVARREQPESLRAQYGTEMPFNAVHGSRDREDADRELALLFPSLKFSDKDTEAPQGGEAEATAGPTEALCFPEDVD
- the NME9 gene encoding thioredoxin domain-containing protein 6 isoform X5, encoding MTTAARSLQTRAMGSRKKEIALQVNISTQELWEEMLSSKGLTVVDVYQGWCGPCKPVVSLFQKMRIEVGLDLLHFALAEADRLDVLEKYRGKCEPTFLFYAIKDEALSDEDECVSHGKNNGEDEDMVSSERTCTLAIIKPDAVAHGKTDEIIMKIQEAGFEILTNEERTMTEAEVRLFYQHKAGEEAFEKLVHHMCSGPSHLLILTRTEGFEDVVTTWRTVMGPRDPNVARREQPESLRAQYGTEMPFNAVHGSRDREDADRELALLFPSLKFSDKDTEAPQGGEAEATAGPTEALCFPEDVD